The genomic region ACATTTTGAAATTTATGTAAATGGTGAAAGAGTTGATCCAGAAAAAAGAATTTTCAAATAGAAAATTGAAAATTATTGAATACAAAAGTTAAATAATTGAAATAACTAAAACGGTATGAATTACCATTCAACTGTTTATAAAAAAATTATTTAATTTAAATAAAAATTATCATAAAAAATGTTTTAAATTATAAATTAATGAGCATTATTAATTAGTAGATTAAAATTTGTATATTTAAGATAAAAAGCAACATATAATGTACGGTGATATGAAGGGAGTGATATATTTGGTATTAGTCAGAGTAGTTTATGAGGGAAAAGAAAAAATATTGAATGATATAAAAGATGCTCTAAGAAGTATGGAACAATATGAAACTTCACTAAGAGTTTCAATTAAAAAATTTCAGAATATAAGTTTTATAGACATTGAATGTGATCCCTTAAAATATGCAGATAGATTGAAGGATGGGGTTATAAATACTGTAGCTAAGGGAATTTATAGCTTTGTAATAGATATATTTATTAATAAAGAAATGGACTATTTTTTTGATAATTCTTATTTTTTTATTAAATATGATGAAATTTCTGATGTTAAAGAAAAAATAATAGATATACTTGAAAATGATGATTTTGGTGAAGAAATTGATTCATTTTGTTTTAGTAAGAAACAGGATATATTAAATAAAATCATCAAATGTATAGATGAAAATAATGAAATAAATATAAATGGATTTATTAGATTTAGATTAAGAGAATTATTAAATGATTTTGAAATGATCGTTGATAGAGTTGTAGAACGATATATGGTTGAGAAGGAGTATAATGAATTTATAAAGCTTCTTAAGTATTTTGTAGATGTACAGGAAAATAAAATTGATGAGGTTAATATTATAATAGATAAATTAGGCAACTATACGATATTAGATGGGCAACACAATGATATATATGATTTGTTTTTGGATGATTTAAATGATTTTAATATGTCTTCTATGATGGTTAATAAAGATGATTTATTAATAAGTGGACTTATAACTAATTCTCCAAATAAGATAGTTATTCACGGGGTAAAGAATAGCATAAATATAGAAATAATTGAAACAATAAAACAGGTTTTTGAAAACAAGGTTGAGTTTTGTTGTGGATGTTTGGATTGTGTAGAAATTGCCAATAAATTAATAAAATAAATTATTTACAAATAGTTTGAAATGATTTATAATAGTTTCAGATTTAAGAAGAGACTGCCGTTTCTCACCTTGGGGCTAAAGCTACCTAGGTAACCTGAAGTTTTTTATTTATCGTTGAATTTTTTTGTTCGATGGTGTAGGTTTGCTTATTTAGAGGACGGTATATAATTATACCGTCCTCTTTTGTTTTTTAAGGTAGATTGATTTTTAAATTCGTAAATTATTTGGAGGTGGCTAATATAGCAAAGGATGTTCAAATTAATGGTGAAATTAAATTTAAAGAGTTGAGAGTTATAGATAGTGATGGTTCTCAGCTTGGTATTATGCAAGCGAGAGATGCTTTGAGAATTGCAGAGGATAGAGAATTAGATTTAGTAGTTATTTCACCAACTGCGAATCCACCAGTATCTAGGATAATGGATTATGGTAAGCATGTTTATGAGTTGTCTAAGAGACAAAAAGAAGCAAGAAAGAATCAAAAAACTATAAATATTAAAGAGATAAGAGTTAGTCCGTCGATAGAGGAACATGATATTAACATAAAGGCTAATAATGCTAAAAAGTTTCTTAAGAGTGGAGATAAGGTAAAGATTACTGTAAGATTTAGAGGAAGAGAAGCGGACTATAGTTACATAGGAGAGAAAATATTAGACAATTTTGTTGAAATATTAAAAGAATATGGAGCTCCAGATAAGAAAGCTAAACTAGAGGGTAGAAACATGAGCTTAATTATGTCTCCAAAGAAATAATAAATATTAACGATTTATGGGAGGTATTTTGAGATGCCAAAAATGAAAACTAAGAAAGCTATTTCAAAAAGATTTAGAGTTACGGGAACTGGAAATTTGAAAAGAGCACGCGCCTTTAAACAACATATTCTTACTAAGAAGTCTGCAAAGAGGAAGAGAAATTTAAGAAAAGTTGGTTATGTTTCAGTTACACAATTAAAGACTATGAAAAAATTATTACCATATGTTTAGAAGTTGGAGGTAGGAATAAATGGCTAGAGTTAAGAGAGCTGTTAATGCACGTAAGAATCATAAAAAAGTGTTGAAATTAGCTAAGGGTTATTATGGAGCAAAATCAAAGTTATTCAAAACTGCTAATGAAACGGTTATTCGTGCTTTGTGGAATTCTTATGTAGGAAGAAGATTAAGAAAGCGTGACTTTAGGAAACTTTGGATAATAAGAATAAATGCTGGTGTTAGGGAGCATGGATTAAGTTATTCAAGATTTATATTTGGTTTAAAGAATGCTAATATTAATATAAATAGAAAAATGTTATCAGAGATGGCTATAAATGACAAAACTGCTTTTGCTGAACTTGTGAGGATTGCTAAGGAAAATTTGAATAAATAAATGCGACTTTTTTTGTCGCATTTATTTTTATATTAAAGATGTGAGGATTAAATTGAAAAATTTTAAAAAATTGTATCCTGTACAAATATTAGCATTGTTTTTTATAGTGGTAATAATAATTGGCAGTTTTTTATTAACTATGCCTATTTCTAGTAGTTCAGGTGTAATGACTAATTATCTAGATGCTTTGTTTACAGCTACTTCTGCTACTTCTGTTACTGGTCTCGTAACTTTAGATACTGGTACATATTGGAGTCCATTTGGAACAACAGTAATTTTAATGTTAATACAAATTGGTGGACTTGGCATAATGTCATTTACTACATTTGGAGTCCTTAAATATGGAAATAAAATTTCTTTGTATACTAGTCTTTTGATGAAAGAGGCTTTGAATGTAGATGAGTTCCAGGGAATGTCTCGTATGATTCGATATGTAATTATATTTGTTGTGGCTGTTGAATTACTTGGGATGATTTTTTTAAGTTTTGTATTTGTACCTAAGTATGGTTTATTTCATGGACTTTATGTGAGTTTGTTTACATCTATATCTGCATTTTGTAATGCAGGATTTGATATATTTGGAAATTTTTCTAGTCTTACATCTTACTATAGTAGTGCTTATGTTCTTATTATATGCATGGCTCTTATAATATTAGGAGGTATAGGATTTAGTGTAATAACTGAGTTTATAATTTACAGGTATACAAAAAAAATATCAGTCACGACTAAGGTTGTATTAGTTACTACGTTTTTTTTGGTATTAATAGGAGCGGCTTTATATTTTATATTTGAGTATGATAATCCATTGACTTTCCAAAACATGAGTTTAGGTAATAAAGTGTTAAATAGTATTTTTTCATCAGTATCCCCAAGAACTGCAGGATTTAATTCTATAGATCTAAGTGGTATTAGGTCTGGAACAGTATTTTTAACGTGTATTCTTATGCTTATAGGTGGATCACCTGGGTCGACAGCAGGAGGAATAAAAACTACAACATTTGGTGTTATAATATTATCAATATACCATTACATAAGAAATAAAAATAGAACTATTGTATTAGGAAAGGAAATACCTGCAAAAACAATAAATAAGGCTTTTATTGTATCATTTGTGGCTTTGTTTTTTATAAGTACATTTGTTATATTAATCTCTATGACTAACAAGGATGCATCATTTAGATCTATAGTATTTGAAGTTTTTTCAGCTTTTAATACTGTTGGTTTGAGTTTGGGTCTTACTTCTGAACTTAATGGTTTAGGTAAAATATTGATTATTTTGGCTATGTATTTAGGAAGAGTTGGAACTTTGACTTTAATTTTTGCATTTACGAATAAACATGATAACTCTAAAAAAAGTAGTAGTATAAAGTATCCAGAAGTTAAGATTACAGTTGGATAAAAATTTTTAAGGAGATGTTTCTGTGAGGAAAAAACAATTTGTTGTAATAGGGATAGGACGATTTGGTTTTAGCGTTGCTACGAGTCTTTATAGAGCAGGTTATGATGTGTTAGCGATAGATAAAGATTTAGAAAAGATTGAAGAAATTTCTACTGAGGTTACTCATGCTTTAGCACTTGATGCAACAGATGAGAAAGCATTATTTAGTGTTAATATTTCAGATTATGATACGGCCATAATTGCAATAGGAGGAAGTATACAAGAGAGTTTACTTGTTACCCTACTTGTGAAAGATGCAGGTATTTCTGATATTATTTGTAAAGGACAAGGAGAACTTCATGGAAAGTTATTAAGAAAAATAGGGGCTCGTAGAGTTGTTCTTCCTGAACAAGAAATGGGATATAGGCTTGCAAATAATTTAAAATTTCAAAGTTTATTTGATTATATTGAAATATCTAGAGGATCTTCAATTGCAGAGTTTACTGCACCGAAAGAGTGGATTAATAAAACTATAGGTGAGATTGATATTAGAGCAAAACATGAAGTCATATTGATAGGTATTAAGAAGAGTCCAGATTGTGAAATGAACGTTGATATAAATGCTAATACAATAATTAAGGAAAATGATTTACTTATACTTTTAGGTAGAGATGATAGGTTATGCAGGATACAAAATAAATTTACTTTTGTTCAAAAAGAGGATTAAAAGAATTGAATCATATAAGTAGTCTAGATAATAAATTTTTTAAAGAAATTATGGGATTGAAAAATAAAAAAAATAGATGTAAAAGTAGGCTATATCTTATCGAAGGAATAAGGTTTGTAGAAGAAGCTATAAAGAATAATTGTGAAATAAAATATATAGTAGTTTCTGAATCAAAGAAAGATTATATAATTGACAAATTTGAATTCCAAGATAAGCTATTTAATGTTATGGTATTTTCAGATGAATTATTTGGGAAAATTAAGCAAACAGAAAATACTCAGGGTATAATTGCCTGTTTAAGGATTAAGGATACTATTATAAAATTTAATTTTAATGAAGGAATATACTTTTTAATTGATAAAATTCAAGATCCAGGGAACTTAGGGACTATAATAAGAACTGCAGTTGCTGTTAATGCATTAGGTGTTATATTGATGAAAGGTAGTGTTGATTTATATAATGATAAGGTTTTAAGAGCAACAATGGGTTCTATTTTTAAGATAAATATTAATTTTATAGAAAGCTATTTAGAATTAAATGAGTTTATAAAAAATGATTTTAAACTTGTTATAGCAGATGCTCATGGTGATAATAATTATTATCATGAAGATTTAAAAGGTAAGATTATTTTAGCTGTTGGGAATGAAGGAAATGGAATTTCTGATGAAATTAAAAATTTTCATCATGTTAAAGTTCGTATTCCTATGTGTAATGATCTTGAATCTTTAAACGTTGCTCAGGCACTTAGTATTATTGCTTTTGAACGTGTGAGACAATTGGATGTGTGATTTTTGCAAATATGTTCCTTGATTTTAACCTGAATCAAGGAGTTTTTTTGTTTTTTAGGTATATAGGGAGGATGATGATTTTGAAAGAAAAGTTAGATCAGTTATTTAATTCTGCAATTGAGCAACTTAAGAAAGTTGATTCAATTAGTAAATTTGAAGAGTTAAGAGTTAGGTATTTAGGGAAAAAAAGTGAACTATCAAATATATTGAAGAATATGAAAAATTTGTCTAATGAAGAGAAAATTTCTACTGGGAAAATTATAAATGAGATAAAGAAGAAAATAGAGTTAAAATTTTCGGAGACTTTTGAGTCTATCAAGAACTTTGAGATAGAGAGAAAATTAAAAGAAGAGATAATTGATATTACTTTACCAGGCAAGAAAATAGCTATTGGTCATAAAAATCCAATTCAAATTGTGCTGGATGAAATAAAAGAAATATTTCTTAATATGGGATTTGTAATTGAAGAAGGTCCAGATATTGATACGGAATATTATAATTTTGAAGCTTTAAATATTTTAAAGGATCATCCAGCAAGGAGTGAGCAGGACACTTTTTATATAGATGACGATTATGTTTTGAGAACGCATACTTCTACTATTCAAATTAGAACGATGGAAAATAAAAAGCCACCTATAAAAATTATTGCACCAGGTCGTGTTTATAGATCAGATGAATTAGATGCAACACATTCTCCAATATTTTGTCAGATGGAAGGACTTGTTGTAGATAAAGATATCAGAATGTCTCATCTTAAATCTACTCTAAATAAATTTATAAAGTCTATGTTTGGTTCAGAGATTAAGACTAAGTTTAGGGCTCATCATTTTCCATTTACGGAACCTTCTGCTGAGATGGATGTTAGTTGTTTTGCTTGTAAAGGAAGTGGATGTTCTGTTTGTAAAAATAGTGGTTATATTGAGATATTAGGTTGTGGGATGGTTCATCCTGATGTTCTTAGGAGATGTGATGTAGACCCTGAAGAGTATAGTGGATTTGCTTTTGGGTTTGGTATAGATAGAATGGTCATGCTTAAGTATGGGATTGAAGATATAAGGCTTTTATATGAAAGTGATTTAAAATTTTTATCTCAATTTTAATTTATAGGGGGATATTTAATGAAAGTTTCATTTGAATGGATTAAGGAATATTTTGATGAGGAATTAAAGTTGAATGATGTATGTGATAAGTTAACTATTAGTGGAACAAAGGTTGAAAATGTAGAATCTAATAAGGTTGAAGTTAAGAATATTGTTACTGGTCTTATTGAGGAAATAAAACCTCATCCAGATGCTGAAAAACTCGTTGTATGCAGTGTTAATATTGGAGAAAGTTATGTTCAAATAGTTACTGGTGCAAAGAATATGAAGGAAGGAGATATTGTACCTGTTGCATTGCATGGGGCGATTTTAGCAGATGGTACTAAGATTAAGAAAGGAAAGCTCCGCGGTGTTGAATCTCAGGGAATGATGTGTTCTGAAGAAGAATTAGGGCTTTGCGACCATGCTGATGGACTTATGATTTTGAAAGATGTTCCAATTGGAGAAAATATAGTTAATGTTTTAGATTCAGGACAGGAGATTGTTGAATTTGAAATAACATCAAATCGTCCAGATTGCTTAGGAATTTTAGGAATAGCAAGAGAGATTAAAGCGATATATGGTTTTGATTTAAAAAATCCAAAATTTGATTTTAAATATAGTGGATGTAAGGATATTAATGATCTTTTAAGTGTTGATGTTCAAAATAAAGATTGTAGACGCTATTCTGCTAGAGTCATTGAAAATTTGAAAATTTGTGATTCGCCTAAATTTATACAAGATAGATTAATAGCGTCCGGAATTAGACCGATAAATAATATTGTGGATTTAACAAATTATGTAATGCTTGAGATAGGTCAACCAATGCATGCTTTTGATTATAATGTTGTTAGTAATTCAAAAATTATAGTTGGGAATACTATAAATGGTGATAAGTTTATTACTCTTGATGGTATAGAAAGAGAACTTGATGATTCTATAATCTGCATAAAAGATTCTGAAAAGGTATTAGCTTTAGGTGGGATTATTGGAGGAGAAAATTCGAAAGTTAATGATGATACTAAAAGAATTATACTTGAGAGTGCAAATTTTAAATTTGATGTTATACGTAGGTCGTCAAGAAAATTAAATTTAAGATCTGAAAGTTCTTTAAGATTTGAAAAAAATATAGATGATAATTTGACTCTTATTGCTTTGAATAGGTTTTGTAGTTTAGTTGAAGAATTATCTTATGGAGATGTAGTAAACGGAACAATAGATATAATAAATGAGAGTTATGAGAGAGTTAACATAGAGGTGACTCCTCAATATATAAATAAATTTTTGGGGACTGATATATCTAAAGATAGTATTATAAAAATATTTAAAAATTTAGATATGGAAGTAAAAGAGGATAATGAACTTTTAATAGTAACACCTCCTACATTTAGACGTGATATATTTATTAAAGAGGATTTGGCTGAGGAGATTGCGAGAATTTATGGGTATGATCAAATTAAAGAGGAAGATTTAAAGAGTGTATCACAGGAGATTGGTAAAACTAAAAAGCAAAAATTTATTGATAATATTTTAAATACGATGATATCTTTAGGATTTAGTCAATCAATGAGTTATTCATTTTATAGTCCAAGATCTTTTGACAAGATGAATTTGGAGAAAGATAATGAACTAAGAGATGCAATTACTATAAGAAATCCATTAGGGGAAGATTATAGTGTAATGAGAACAACTATGGTTCCATCTATGATTGAAGCTTTATATAGAAATATTTCTTATTCAAATAGTGAAGCTTGTATATTTGACATAGGTAAGACATATGGCAGAGGTAAGGATGGGAAAATTTTAGAAAATAATGTTTTAGCTATGGGAATGTATGGTAAAAATTTTGATTACTTTACCATAAAGGGAGTTATTGAATCCTTATTTGAACATATTGGTATAACTTTTATGCTTGAGAGAGAAGGAGAAGTTTTTTATCATCCGGGTAAATCAGCAAGAATAGTCTTAGGGAAAAATGTATTAGGTAAATTTGGATCAATTCATCCTTATGTGCTCAGAAATTATGATGCTAAGGTAGAATTATTTATTTGTGAAGTTTATTTAGATAAGATCTTTAACTTTTATAAATCTGATAAAAAATATAAGCAAATTCCTAAATATCCGAGTGTAACTTTTGATTTAAATGTGGTTGTGGATGAGGATGTATTAGTTCAAGATATAGAAAAGATTATTAAATCAAAGTCTGGCAATATTTTAGAAAGTTTGAATATTTTTGATATTTATAGAGGATCACAAGTTCCTGAGGGTAAAAAAAGTATATCTTATAGTATAATATTTAGAGATAGAAGCAAAACTTTAAATGATAAAGAAATAAATAAGTTAATTGAGATTATCTTAAATGCTCTTAAATTAAGTTTAGGGGCAGAACTTAGAAAGTAACAAATAAGGAGGCAATTAAATATGAAGTTGATATTATTTGATGCGAAGAAATATGATAAGGATTATTTTGATAAGTATTCTAAAGAGGCTAATGTAGATATTGTTTATGAAGAGCAGAAACTTACACCTGAAACGTCTCATTTAGCGAATGGATATGATGCAGTTTGTGTATTTGTTAATGATATTGTTAATAGAGAAGTTATTGATAAGTTATGTGAATTTGGAATTAAGTTAATTGTTTTAAGATGTGCAGGATATAATGGAGTTGATATTAAATATGCAAAGAACAAGATAACCGTGGTTAGAGTTCCAGCATATTCACCAAATTCAATTGCAGAAATATCAATTGGGATGATATTAACATTAACAAGAAAAATTAACAAGGCTATTGAAAAAACAAGAAATTATAACTTTTCACTTGAAGGATTAGTAGGATTTGATTTGTTTAATAGAACTGTTGGTATAATTGGAACAGGTAAAATAGCACAAGAATTTATGAAAATTTTATCTGGTATAGGTATGAAAATATTAGCTTATGATGTGTATCCAAATTATGAAATTGAAAAAGAACTAGGATTTAAATATGTTGATTTAGATACTATTTATAGAGAAAGTGATGTTATTTCCTTACATTGTCCATTAACAAGTGATAATGCACATATGATAAATAAGGATTCAATATCTAATATGAAAAATGGAGTTATAATTTTAAATACAGCTAGAGGAATGTTAATTGATACAAAAGCCTTAATCGATGCAATAAAATCTGGAAAAATTTATGGTGCAGCTTTGGATGTATATGAAAATGAAAAAAATTATTTCTTTAATGATTGTTCAAAGACGGGTGTTGATGATGAAATTCTAAAAGAACTTTTATCACTTGATAATGTTATAGTTTTCTCGCATCAAGCTTATTTAACAGAAGAAGCACTAACAAGTATTGCATTAATTTCATTAAATAATATCAAAAAGTTTTTAAATAATGAATTTTTAAATAATGAAGTATTTTATGATGAGACACAAGATAAGATAGTTGATTTTAGGAAATAGATTAGTAAGTTTATTGCAGTAATAATCACTATTACTGCAAATTTTTTTAAGAATTTATATATAGAGTCATATGAGGAGCAGATGAGGATGAAGAGATATAAAAATTTAGCACTATTTTTAGTTATAGTTTTATTGATGGTAATACAAAATAATTTGTTTTTAAATATGAGTGTACATGCTATAACAAATAGATATTTTGAGGATACTTTTGAAATAAGTGTAGCAGGACTTCCAAGCAAGTATGACAATATAAAGTGTAGTTTAGAAGATGTAAGGGTTGAAATAAAGGGGGACAAGATAGTAATATTGGATCTCGTACCTGATCAAGTTTATCATGACGTTAAAATTACATTTACAGATGATATTGGAAGGAAATATGAATTTAATTTTGACAATGTTATAACTTCACTTCCAAATAAAGCAAACAATAAATTTGTTTATGATGCTTATTCAAATGGTTTAGGTAGAAAACCAGAGCATACAGGATTTAAATATTGGTTTGGAAGATTAAGTAGTGCTACTATTACAGCTGTGGATTTTATAAATGAGATGGTGAATTCGGAAGAATTTAATTTAATTTATAAAACACCAAGGGAAAAAATAGGAGCATTATATAAAACTGTAGTTGGAAGAGAAGCAGAAAAGGAAGGACTTGACTTTTGGTTAAATCAATTTAATTTGTTAGTAGAAGAAGACGGTATGGAAAGCAGTGAGGCGGTATCAGATTTAGTAAATAGAATGGTAAGTGAGAATGAATTTAAGAGTATAGTAAAAGAAGCGGGATTTATATACAATTAAAGGGAGATTTATATCTCCCTTTTTATATATTAAAATAGTTTTAGACTTAGTTCATCACCATGATTATTGAAAAGATCAACAAATTTAATTTTTATAGTTATGTAGTCATCGACTTCTAAAATAGATTCTTCTGTAAGTTCTGAATATTCACCATCATTTATTTTATACAATATTTTTTTAACTGAGTTGTGATTAGATAAATCTAGAGTTACTCTAAAAATTGAGTCGCTAGTCGAAACAGATGGAATGGTTGGTTTATTCAATATATCAGAGATTATTTCAATTAAGAAGTTGGCACATTTAGTTATATCAGTTACATTTGTTTCAGAAACAATTCTTATGAAATCAATATTATTGTTTAAAATGTTATTGAATTGGGTTTTATCTATGATTTCTGAAAAATTAATAAAGTTAAATGAATTAAATTTAATAGAATCGTTAACAAATGTAGATATTTTAGATTCAGTATTTAAATTTAGTACATTAACTTTATTAAGAGTATTCTCAAACTGTAAATCTATTATAGATAATATATCAAGATATAATACGTCATTTAGTGAACTATCAATAGAATTACTAAAACTTGATGAGTTATTAACAAATAGTATAGAAAGATGATATTTTTTGGTGAAATTTTCAAATAATCTGAGTATTTCAAATATTATTGAAATATTTTTTGGGCTGAACTCATTATTGGAATTAAAATATGTTGTGGTAATTAAAAGAGTTTTAGTATTAATATCGCCTAATTCAGATCTTTTAGTAAATAGAAGATTATTATTTTTTGATTGTTGTAGGAAATTATATTCAATTTCTTCATCAAATCCGATATTATCAAGAGTATTTATAATTTTTGCACTA from Candidatus Arthromitus sp. SFB-mouse-Japan harbors:
- a CDS encoding TrmH family RNA methyltransferase, with amino-acid sequence MNHISSLDNKFFKEIMGLKNKKNRCKSRLYLIEGIRFVEEAIKNNCEIKYIVVSESKKDYIIDKFEFQDKLFNVMVFSDELFGKIKQTENTQGIIACLRIKDTIIKFNFNEGIYFLIDKIQDPGNLGTIIRTAVAVNALGVILMKGSVDLYNDKVLRATMGSIFKININFIESYLELNEFIKNDFKLVIADAHGDNNYYHEDLKGKIILAVGNEGNGISDEIKNFHHVKVRIPMCNDLESLNVAQALSIIAFERVRQLDV
- the rpmI gene encoding 50S ribosomal protein L35; translation: MPKMKTKKAISKRFRVTGTGNLKRARAFKQHILTKKSAKRKRNLRKVGYVSVTQLKTMKKLLPYV
- the ytxC gene encoding putative sporulation protein YtxC; amino-acid sequence: MIYLVLVRVVYEGKEKILNDIKDALRSMEQYETSLRVSIKKFQNISFIDIECDPLKYADRLKDGVINTVAKGIYSFVIDIFINKEMDYFFDNSYFFIKYDEISDVKEKIIDILENDDFGEEIDSFCFSKKQDILNKIIKCIDENNEININGFIRFRLRELLNDFEMIVDRVVERYMVEKEYNEFIKLLKYFVDVQENKIDEVNIIIDKLGNYTILDGQHNDIYDLFLDDLNDFNMSSMMVNKDDLLISGLITNSPNKIVIHGVKNSINIEIIETIKQVFENKVEFCCGCLDCVEIANKLIK
- the pheT gene encoding phenylalanine--tRNA ligase subunit beta encodes the protein MKVSFEWIKEYFDEELKLNDVCDKLTISGTKVENVESNKVEVKNIVTGLIEEIKPHPDAEKLVVCSVNIGESYVQIVTGAKNMKEGDIVPVALHGAILADGTKIKKGKLRGVESQGMMCSEEELGLCDHADGLMILKDVPIGENIVNVLDSGQEIVEFEITSNRPDCLGILGIAREIKAIYGFDLKNPKFDFKYSGCKDINDLLSVDVQNKDCRRYSARVIENLKICDSPKFIQDRLIASGIRPINNIVDLTNYVMLEIGQPMHAFDYNVVSNSKIIVGNTINGDKFITLDGIERELDDSIICIKDSEKVLALGGIIGGENSKVNDDTKRIILESANFKFDVIRRSSRKLNLRSESSLRFEKNIDDNLTLIALNRFCSLVEELSYGDVVNGTIDIINESYERVNIEVTPQYINKFLGTDISKDSIIKIFKNLDMEVKEDNELLIVTPPTFRRDIFIKEDLAEEIARIYGYDQIKEEDLKSVSQEIGKTKKQKFIDNILNTMISLGFSQSMSYSFYSPRSFDKMNLEKDNELRDAITIRNPLGEDYSVMRTTMVPSMIEALYRNISYSNSEACIFDIGKTYGRGKDGKILENNVLAMGMYGKNFDYFTIKGVIESLFEHIGITFMLEREGEVFYHPGKSARIVLGKNVLGKFGSIHPYVLRNYDAKVELFICEVYLDKIFNFYKSDKKYKQIPKYPSVTFDLNVVVDEDVLVQDIEKIIKSKSGNILESLNIFDIYRGSQVPEGKKSISYSIIFRDRSKTLNDKEINKLIEIILNALKLSLGAELRK
- a CDS encoding 2-hydroxyacid dehydrogenase, with the protein product MKLILFDAKKYDKDYFDKYSKEANVDIVYEEQKLTPETSHLANGYDAVCVFVNDIVNREVIDKLCEFGIKLIVLRCAGYNGVDIKYAKNKITVVRVPAYSPNSIAEISIGMILTLTRKINKAIEKTRNYNFSLEGLVGFDLFNRTVGIIGTGKIAQEFMKILSGIGMKILAYDVYPNYEIEKELGFKYVDLDTIYRESDVISLHCPLTSDNAHMINKDSISNMKNGVIILNTARGMLIDTKALIDAIKSGKIYGAALDVYENEKNYFFNDCSKTGVDDEILKELLSLDNVIVFSHQAYLTEEALTSIALISLNNIKKFLNNEFLNNEVFYDETQDKIVDFRK
- the infC gene encoding translation initiation factor IF-3, with protein sequence MANIAKDVQINGEIKFKELRVIDSDGSQLGIMQARDALRIAEDRELDLVVISPTANPPVSRIMDYGKHVYELSKRQKEARKNQKTINIKEIRVSPSIEEHDINIKANNAKKFLKSGDKVKITVRFRGREADYSYIGEKILDNFVEILKEYGAPDKKAKLEGRNMSLIMSPKK
- the pheS gene encoding phenylalanine--tRNA ligase subunit alpha; this encodes MKEKLDQLFNSAIEQLKKVDSISKFEELRVRYLGKKSELSNILKNMKNLSNEEKISTGKIINEIKKKIELKFSETFESIKNFEIERKLKEEIIDITLPGKKIAIGHKNPIQIVLDEIKEIFLNMGFVIEEGPDIDTEYYNFEALNILKDHPARSEQDTFYIDDDYVLRTHTSTIQIRTMENKKPPIKIIAPGRVYRSDELDATHSPIFCQMEGLVVDKDIRMSHLKSTLNKFIKSMFGSEIKTKFRAHHFPFTEPSAEMDVSCFACKGSGCSVCKNSGYIEILGCGMVHPDVLRRCDVDPEEYSGFAFGFGIDRMVMLKYGIEDIRLLYESDLKFLSQF
- a CDS encoding DUF4214 domain-containing protein, with the translated sequence MKRYKNLALFLVIVLLMVIQNNLFLNMSVHAITNRYFEDTFEISVAGLPSKYDNIKCSLEDVRVEIKGDKIVILDLVPDQVYHDVKITFTDDIGRKYEFNFDNVITSLPNKANNKFVYDAYSNGLGRKPEHTGFKYWFGRLSSATITAVDFINEMVNSEEFNLIYKTPREKIGALYKTVVGREAEKEGLDFWLNQFNLLVEEDGMESSEAVSDLVNRMVSENEFKSIVKEAGFIYN
- a CDS encoding TrkH family potassium uptake protein; this encodes MKNFKKLYPVQILALFFIVVIIIGSFLLTMPISSSSGVMTNYLDALFTATSATSVTGLVTLDTGTYWSPFGTTVILMLIQIGGLGIMSFTTFGVLKYGNKISLYTSLLMKEALNVDEFQGMSRMIRYVIIFVVAVELLGMIFLSFVFVPKYGLFHGLYVSLFTSISAFCNAGFDIFGNFSSLTSYYSSAYVLIICMALIILGGIGFSVITEFIIYRYTKKISVTTKVVLVTTFFLVLIGAALYFIFEYDNPLTFQNMSLGNKVLNSIFSSVSPRTAGFNSIDLSGIRSGTVFLTCILMLIGGSPGSTAGGIKTTTFGVIILSIYHYIRNKNRTIVLGKEIPAKTINKAFIVSFVALFFISTFVILISMTNKDASFRSIVFEVFSAFNTVGLSLGLTSELNGLGKILIILAMYLGRVGTLTLIFAFTNKHDNSKKSSSIKYPEVKITVG
- the rplT gene encoding 50S ribosomal protein L20, with the protein product MARVKRAVNARKNHKKVLKLAKGYYGAKSKLFKTANETVIRALWNSYVGRRLRKRDFRKLWIIRINAGVREHGLSYSRFIFGLKNANININRKMLSEMAINDKTAFAELVRIAKENLNK
- a CDS encoding potassium channel family protein — encoded protein: MRKKQFVVIGIGRFGFSVATSLYRAGYDVLAIDKDLEKIEEISTEVTHALALDATDEKALFSVNISDYDTAIIAIGGSIQESLLVTLLVKDAGISDIICKGQGELHGKLLRKIGARRVVLPEQEMGYRLANNLKFQSLFDYIEISRGSSIAEFTAPKEWINKTIGEIDIRAKHEVILIGIKKSPDCEMNVDINANTIIKENDLLILLGRDDRLCRIQNKFTFVQKED